The segment ggagctgttggataagttcagttcagttccggacatagccagaaaccagaaatgccctgtcccagaggacttctgcctttgagTCCACCGGGCAGGTcgattggagcagaaaaattggtcttacctctgctctcagatgtgtaggcgctcctggcaactggctttcagcttttgGCGCAGGCAGAAACCCGAAGTTTCCTGTCCCTGACTTCTCATAAGTCCCTGTGCTCAGCGGGCACAGATGGGACTAGGCAATTTTCTCTTGGGTCAGGACCaggggcagagagtagtctcctctgagttctcgggagtgtctgcacttctgagggtccagcccTCTCCCccttgggtgcagggaactgggTGTGAAGCTTTTCTTTCAAAAGTATGAGACAAATTCCAGTTCTCACAGTTCCCTATTCCTAGTGGACTGGAAGCTCGACCAGCAAAGAAATCTAGAAGGTGAAATCAGGTATAGGGTGTTATCACTAAAGgacaaaaacaaagagagtgtGAAGATTGGGAGGCTTCACCCCAACACCAATCTACACTGAGTGTGGGCAGGGGCCTGAGGACATTGAGGTGGGGCCATGTTGACACCTGAGGAGAAAGAGCATCAAAGAGAGGGAGGTAATGTCCTGACCTCCATCAAGTAAGGCAGGGAGACCCTCACCCACACTCCTCAACTGAGCAACACATACACCTGCTCAAGACACAGGACACCATCCTCTCCAAATACAAAAGCCATAATATTGATGGATCTTTTTTCCCCAGGCTCACTTTTGACTGGCAGACACACTCCTACCTTTTCCCAGCTCAGTATTGAATCAGTGCCACCGAATGTTGCTGAAGGGGCAAGTGTTTTTCTACAGGTTCACAACCTCCCAGAGAATCTTCGAGTGCTTTTCTGGTACAAAGGGGTGGTTGTGTCCAACAATCTCGAGATAGCCCGACACATAAAAGCCAAGAATTCAAGTGTGCCAGGCCCTGCTCACAGTGGTAGAGAGACTGTGTACAGCAATGGATCCCTCCTGCTTCAGAATGTTACCCGGAATGACACTGGATTCTACACCCTACGAACTCTGAGTAGATACCGGAAAATAGAATTGGCACATGTGCAACTTCAGGTGGACAGTAAGTGATTTTCTATGATTGTTCAGTGCTGGGTGGAGCTTTGACACACAGGACTGTCACCCCTGACATGTGGGTAACTCCTCTTTGCCTTTTTATCCCCATGTTGGAGTTGACCACTATGTGCAGGACACATGTGATAGAGAGAAAGGCCCATGGGTCAGACTCCATTGTCTGATTCTCCCCTGTGTCAAGGAGGACCTTGACAGAAAATAACTCAACACTAGATGCCAGACTCTGCCCAGTCTTCTGGGGACTTTTGCCATGCACGTGAGGAAACAATGGCATCCTCACAGAGTGGTGAGCAGTAGGAAGCTCTGGTCAGTCGCCTGTCCCAGGCTTGACTGCAAATGTCTCTGGGAGCATTTTGTCAgcagtgctgcttactgcctaCATCCTCACAGCCTTCCTATCCTGATCTTGTAGCACCTAAGACACTGAGCCCAGGAGTGGAAATGCTTGCAGTGGCCTAgactctcccacatcaatcaccaattaaaaATGTACTATAGGTTGGCCCACAGAATATTTTGGTGGTGGCATTTTAAATCGAGGTCCCTTGTTTCAAAAGGCTGTAGCTTGTGTTAATTTGATGTAAAGCCAGCCAGCATGATTCCTGAGCCCTTCCCAATACCTAGGTTTGCCAAGAAGACCACATTCTTCCCACCCATCACCCAGCCTTAGTCCTGGGAACTGCAGGTTGAGCAGTGAGAACATGTAAAATGTGAGACCAGAGGGTGACTGCAGGTACAAAGGAGATGAGAAAGTCAGAGAGTGTGTAGAGACCAAGGTCAGGGGAGGCATCATCTCAAAGCactatgtgcatggatgtgtgcaATGTCTGAATGAGGGTAGTGAGGGGACAGTCATGGAGACACAGAGGATGGAGCTCCATGCAGAGGAAATTACAGATTCTAGGGCACTGAGGGAGTGGAGGCCATGTTGCTGACTTCCATCAGGTGTGATAGACACACCCACACCTGCATCTCTAGGCTGAGTGAAGAATCCATCTGCTCAGTATGGAGGTCACCATCTTTCCATCAAGCACAATGATCCCATGTGATGACTTTTCTCCTTTCACTTCCAGCCTCCCTTTCCTCAAGCTGTTACCTTGTCACCTCTGCCCAACTCATGATAGATCCATTGCCACGGCATGCTGCTGAAGGGGAAAGTGTTCTTCTCCAAGTTCACAATTTGCCAGAAGATCTACAGTTTTTTTCCTGGTACAAAAGAGTGTCTAGCATCCAGGTCTTAAAAAttgcagactacatcagagccaCAAATTCCATCATCAAGGGCCCTGCACAAAGCAGAAGAGAGACAGTGTACACCAACGGATCCCTGCTGCTCCAACATCTCACTGAGAAAGACACAGGCTTGTACACATTACAAACGATAGACAGAAATTTCAACATTGAAACAGCACCTGTGCAAGTCACCGTGCACAGTAAGTGACTCTCAATGACTTCCAGCTGCTGGGTGTGGTTTATCCTATTTCATAACTGGACTGTGAGGAGTGGGCTGTGCCTGCTCTCCCCGCCAGCATTATTTCCTCTCATTGGTGTTTGGGCACTTACTGCAGGGCCCACATGGGGTAGACCAAAAGCATTAGAGCAGAACCCCTCTCCTGTCTTTATCTGTAGAGAGGAAGGCCTGTGTTTGTAAAACTCAGGCCAAGGATGTCACACTCAGCCCTGATCCTTGGGTCTCTCCGCATGCACATGCCTTTTAGgaggactctgtgggggaagagATCAAAGAGTCAGAAAGTGAGAATTGGGGATTGTAGAGGAAGAAGTGAGGGAAGGCATACCATCTTCACATCTTCTGAGTGTTAGCAGGCATGTGAGGACAGTGAGGTTGGGGCACATGAGGACAGAGTTCCACACAGAGGAAGTGACAAATAGTCAGGTGCAccaaggtcatggagattgtttGCTCATTCCTGCCTGTATGTGCAGACACTGCCTCCTACCTCTCCTGAGTGATGGATCCAAGCTTCTGTGGTCACAGACCCCATCTTTTCACCAAAGACAAAGATGTCATTATTGGTGAATTTGTCCTTTTCTATTCTATCTTCCCTTTTAACCCCCCCTCCATGGTCTAGCTTACTTTTGAATCAGTAAAAGAAGCTCCAGGAAGGCAAGGATCCAGACTCAACTGTAGTTGGTCCCAGAGAGCTTCTCTTCAGGGCTAGCATTAAATTTCCTGTTAGAGCTGACAGGGAACAAGACTTTGCTGACTGCCCAAGTCACACAGGGTGTGGGATcagctgtgcaccaccatgacAGCTGTAGTCATGTAGGTCACCTATGTACCTCCTTTACTTGAGCCTCAGTGGACAGGTGTCAGGGCAGAAGCCAATTGTTCTGATGGACTTAGGAGACTCAGATGAAAATAGGGAAGGGACAGAGGTGACAGTTCTCCAGGCAGCTTCTTATTCTCAGTAGTCTAGCCTAGGGTAACTGGTATAGATGCTGCTGATGTGAGCAGCTTCCCCACCCCGAGTTCAGAACATTGATCATACCTAATCTTAACTATAGGCACTGCAATGATCATGCACAGGGTGTCCTAGTAGAGGGAATCTGAGGCACATCAAACTCAGTGGTTAATCAGGGTCACACAGCCCTTGGGTCACAAATGCAAAGCACAAGATATGACTGTAGTCACAGCTCCAATTTCTCCTCCCTGGAAGCTTTATTAGGTGTGAGCTATAGAAGGGCTGGTTGAGGTGTCTGAAGAACAACTGTCATTTGGTCCCCTCCTTTGTTTCTTTGCAGAGCCTGTGACACAGCCCTTCATGAGAGTCACCAACAGAACAGTCAGAGTACAGAGCTCAGTGGTCTTCACTTGCTTCTCAGACAACACTGGGATCTGCATGCATTGGTTCTTCAATAATAAGAGTGTCCAGCTCACACAGAGGATCGCACtgtccccatcaaaatgccatcTCAGCATAGATCCTGTCAGTTGGGAGGATGCTGGACAGTATCAATGTGAAGTCTCCAATCCAGTCAGCTCGAAGACCAGTCTCCCAGTCAGCCTGGCTGTGATGGATGAGTGACCCCTCCTCTCATGCTACAGCAGAGCAGTGGCATTCCTTTGTCAAATGGAGAAAAGTTACATGGTTAAAATTGTCAGTAAGCACTCATGTACTGCCATCATGGTGGATTTTGTCTAAAGTCCTGTCAGAACCGTGTGTAGAAGAATAGGCCAGCATTTAAAGTGAGAGTAGTtgtcaaaaggaaaataaatacattgaTACAGTAAACAGTATTACAAATGTGTTAAGAGTTTAGATTGTGGATCGAATGTACCACGAACCCTGAGAATCTATGGCAACTAGTATCACAAGTCTCTAAATTTCCGATGCTCCACGTGTTCTGTTAACATGGCCTGGTGTTTGCACAGAGACAAACATGCACTCATATGCTCCAATAGCATCACCTAACCACAAGGCTACCTGGACACCAGTCACCAATGAGAAGTGAGGAAGATGACAGTAGAGACTGCCCACATTTCTCAGTGCACATAACTGGCTACTAAATAGTTTTGATCCAGTTACTTTGATGCACAGAATTGAAATCCTTTGTGTAAACACTAGCTGGAATATTTCTATCCAAAGAGTTGTGGTCACAGTGTGAACTTGCACACAATTttttgatatacatacatacataatacatacattatataatacaaaaatgtaaatatatatgtggtTTCCTTCTGGTACCCAGAGTTTGTTGGCAGTGATGCCCTTAgtaccctccattatt is part of the Rattus norvegicus strain BN/NHsdMcwi chromosome 1, GRCr8, whole genome shotgun sequence genome and harbors:
- the Psg16 gene encoding pregnancy specific glycoprotein 16, with protein sequence MTVRRQMEASSVFPFKGCTPCQGFLLTASLLTCLLLTTAQVTIESVPSQVVEGDNVLLLVHNLPENIIVLAWFRRLRNMNRAIGLYALNIKVSMMGPVHSGRETVYSNGSLWICNVTQKDTGFYILQTLNRHGEMVSRTSIYLYVYSSLLTGRHTPTFSQLSIESVPPNVAEGASVFLQVHNLPENLRVLFWYKGVVVSNNLEIARHIKAKNSSVPGPAHSGRETVYSNGSLLLQNVTRNDTGFYTLRTLSRYRKIELAHVQLQVDTSLSSSCYLVTSAQLMIDPLPRHAAEGESVLLQVHNLPEDLQFFSWYKRVSSIQVLKIADYIRATNSIIKGPAQSRRETVYTNGSLLLQHLTEKDTGLYTLQTIDRNFNIETAPVQVTVHKPVTQPFMRVTNRTVRVQSSVVFTCFSDNTGICMHWFFNNKSVQLTQRIALSPSKCHLSIDPVSWEDAGQYQCEVSNPVSSKTSLPVSLAVMDE